ATCCGAAGATGCCGGAACAAAAAAGAAAGTTCTCTGTTTGGTGTCCTGCGCATTCATCACCAGTGTCTGCGCACTGATCCCTTCCCGTACAACTCCGGATACATCCACAGCCGGATACTGACTCAGACGTTCACAGAGCATATCTCCGTTTTCATCCGCCCCAACCAGAGCGCTTACCCGGATCGGAAGCTCTGGATCCATCTTTGCAAGATCCTGAATCAGATTTCCGGTTCCACCTACATAACTGACGGGATCTCTTGCTTTTGTAAGCATCCCTGCCTCCGGATACGTATCAATCTTATAAAATGTATCTGCAATCAGAGAGCCAGCTACCGTAATCCCCTGTTTTTCATGTTTCATCATTTCTTCCTACCATTTCTGAAGAATCTGTCCGTCCGGTCCGAAATGTTTCAGCATAACCAGCGGCTCATATTTGGAAATGTTGGTGATGGTAACTCCTTCCTGTGCCCGTTTTTTGCTGACAAAGAACTCATCTGCTGTCGCCTGTCCATAATGGATCAGGGTCGGAGCTTCGCACTGGAAGTTGCCAATCTTTCCATATCCCTCAATTACCACACATCCATAAGCGCACGGATCTTTGATGGTGACGGTTTTGCCCGGTTCTACGACCAATTCTTTTCCGCCCACAAAATCATTTCCATATACAATCCATTTCTGATCAAATCCATCTCCACTCTGCTCCTCTACCGGACGGTGGAAATACCGTTTTCTGTAATCCGGACAGGTATTCTTCTCCCAGTCAGCCACTTCAAAAATCTTTTCAATATCTTTTTTATCCTCTTCCGGAAGATAACCGGACAGATCATTGTAATGGAAGACTTCCCCATTGACCACATTTTCCCAGATCGCCATGACATCACTGTTCCACTGCGGTTCATAAGTACACAGAGATCCCGGTGCATGTACCACGCCTGCCGGAGTGTACCATCCGGTATCCAGCTCAATTCTAAACGCTCTGGAAAGCTCCGTAATTCTGGTGTCACGAACCGTAAAATCTTTCAGACGTTCAATGACTTCTTCCTTCGTTACGGAAGGATCAAATCCAAAATAGCTGACCGGCATCTGTCCCAGGTGCTGATTATACTGCTTCGGGAAGAAATAATGTTCGTGTTTCGGCTTCACGCCCACCTTCTCACAGGCTTCTTCTGCATGATGGATATGATGGAACAACGGCATATCATAATCATAGAACTTGGAATACATTGGCCAGGTTCCGTACTTTTCCATCAGTTCATCACCGATCAGATCTGCTCCCAGCTCATCCACAAACTCCTTGAAAAGAATCTTCTGTTCCGGATCGTCGTCTACATTGACAAAGCTCATTCCCTCAAATTCCTCTGCGCCTTCTGTCTCCACATGAGTAATGGAACTGAACCATCTCTCCACGATCGCACCGCGATCCATTCCCATTGCAAAATAATCATCCGGATGCAATCTCAGTCTGCGTCCCGGACGGTTAAACGGTCTCGGTACCCATGTCGGTAATAACTGTAAGATTCCATCTCCCTTTTCAAACACCTCTCTGACTTTTGACATACTGACTCCTTTCCGGCAGGCTGTCCTTTTCATCTTCCTGCCACACCTTGTTTTGCATTGTTTCCTAATTACACTCCGGTCATTTATACGTATAAATTTATGATAAGTTAAGTATAACTTTTCTGTGTTTTACTGTCAACATGTTTCCTGCAAATATCCAAATTATCTAAAATCATTGAACTCTCTGAAATGAATTTTGCTCTTGCAAATTGGGTTATAGAACAAATAATGTTGTTGCAAACCCTATTTCCTTTCCGGTGCAATCTTTTTGCGGGAATCATCAACTTCAATACAATACACAGACTATACTGCATACAAAAAAATCACCCCACCGTTAATATCTCCTCCGATCTCGGGGTCCATATTAACTGGCAGAGTGATCTCTCATCAGTTTCTTTATTCTGTTAATCTTTTACAGATCGCGAATCCGTTTTCTGAGCGGGAGAACCATTGCCGGTGATACGGACAGCTCATCCAGTCCCATCTTCAGGAATTCTTCGGTCAGTTCAAGGTCTGCACCCAATTCACCACAGATACCGATCCATTTTCCTTCGGCATGTGCATTGTCTGCTGCCATCTTGATCATGGAAAGGACTGCCGGATGGTGCGGATCATAGAACTCGTCCAATTTGGAATTCTGACGGTCGATTGCCAGGGTGTACTGGGTCAGGTCATTGGTTCCGACGCTGAAGAAATCCACTTCCTTTGCAAGCTCACGACTGACCATAACAGATGCCGGAGTCTCGATCATGATACCGGTCTCCACATCCTCTTTGTACGGAATGCCTTCCGCCTTCAGTTCATCCTTTACTTCTTCAATGATCTCTTTGATCTTCTTCACTTCTGCTACGGAAATGATCATCGGGAACATGATGGAAAGGTTTCCATAAACTGCTGCACGATATAATGCTCGAAGCTGCGTCTTGAAGATCTCCGGTCTTGTCAGACAGATACGAATTGCACGGTATCCCAACGCCGGGTTCTCTTCTTTATCCAGGTTGAAGTAATCTACCTGTTTATCTGCTCCGATATCCAGAGTACGGATGATGACTTTCTTTCCTGCCATCGTCTCAGCAACCTGTTTGTAAACTGCAAACTGCTGTTCCTCTGTCGGATAGGTTTCATTTTCCAGATACAGGAACTCACTTCTGAACAGTCCGATACCGCCGGCATCATTTTTCAGAACTGCTCCAAGATCTGCCACATTACCGATATTGGCATAGACATTGATCTTCTGTCCTTCTTTGGTAATGTTTTCTTTGCCTTTCAACTGTTCCAGCAGAGCTTTCTGTTCCAGATCTTTCTGCTGTTTTGCTTTCATCTCTTCCATGGTCTTCTCGTCCGGATCGATATACATGATACCTGTAAATCCGTCAACGATTGCCATCTTTCCGTCATATTCCTGCGTCAGGGCTTCTCCCAGACCGATAATAGCCGGAATATTCATGGTTCTTGCCAGGATTGCTGTATGGGAGTTTGAAGATCCATACATCGTTGTAAATGCAAGAACTTTGTCCTTATCAAGCTGTACAGTCTCACTCGGAGCCAGATCATCTGCTGCGATGATCGACGGTTCATCTGTCTGTACAATAGAATCTATGGTTCCTGACAGAATACCGAGTAATCTCTCAGAAATATCTTTGACATCGGCTGCACGTCCCTGCATATAAGCATCGTCCATGGATGCAAACATCTGTGCAAAATTATCAGACGTTGTAGCAATTGCATATTCTGCATTTACATTCTGTGTCTTAATAATGTTCTCTATAGATTCCACATAATCCAGATCTTCTAGCATCATCTGATGTACTTCAAAGATCATGGCATTTGCTTCACCTACATCTGCCATTGCCTTATCATAAAGCTTCTTCAACTGATCCAGTGCAATCTTCTGCGCATCTTTGAAACGCTGATACTCTGCATCAGTATCTTCTACATGTTCTCTCTTGATCGTCTTTTCGCTTCTTTTATAAAAAGAAATCTTTCCGATTGCGACACCACCGAACACACTTTTACCTGTTAATGTAATCATAATGTTCTCCTACTCCATTTCACAAATAAACTTCCCGATTGAATAGGTCTTACAGATTTTCTTTGAAGAATGCTTCCAGAGCAACGATTGCTGTCTCTTCATCTTCTCCTTCTGCTGTGATGGTCACTTCTTCACCTTTCTTTACGCCAAGTCCCATAACTCCGAGGATTCTCTTAGCATCTGCTGCTTTTCCAGCTTTGTCAATCATGATCTTTGACTGGAACTCTGCGGCTTTCTTTACAAGGATTCCTGCCGGTCTTGCGTGAAGTCCTTCCGGGTCTGTTACAACATACTTAAATTCTTTCATAATTCTTTCTCCTTTATCCATTCATTCATCATTTAGCTTAAAATGCTTTTGTATACCCCATAGTATATACTATTTTTTTGTACTTTTCAACGGAATCTGTCTCTAAATTAAGGGAAATTCGAAGGATGAAATAGTACAATTTTTGTGATGGCTTGCTTATTTTCCTTTTATGATTCCCATAATCCGCTCGATGGAATCTTTTCTTTTTACAATTCAAATCATATTTTGTCACTTTTTACGATAAATCCATAAACTCGTTGACTTCGATTGTGAAATGTGCTACTATATACAAGTATTGTTTTTACATTTTGTAATCAAAGTGTGCTCGTACAATACAAAACTATTATTTTTATTCACTATATGGAGGTAGCACAATGAGCACAGGTACAGTAAAATGGTTTAACAACCAAAAAGGTTACGGATTCATCTCTGACGCAGAGGGTAATGATGTATTCGTTCACTACACAGGACTGAACATGGAAGGATACAAGACTCTTGAAGAAGGTCAGGAAGTTGAATTCGAAGTAACTGAAGGAACAAAAGGACCTCAGGCTGTCAACGTAACCAAACTTTAATCAAAATTTAATTGTACCTTTTTTTATATAAATCAATGATTTAGATATTAAAAAGCACTACGGGAAAATTGAGATTAACAAGTGCGCAAAAACTGCCGCTTTCAAGGAATATTCCTTCGAAAACGGCAGTTTTTTTGTTAAATACAACTCTAAATTTTCCCACTATCTTCAACTATCCCGAAAAAGATTAAGACAGCTTTAGTTCTGTTTCTTGCCCTCAGCACGTTTCATGAATTTTTCATTTTCAATAATGAAACGCTCATGAGTTCCTGAGCCGATTTCTCCGGCTTCATCATAAGCTTTCACTTCAAACACCAGACGTTTTCTGTCTACTTCCACAAGCTTTGACTCACAGGTCACTTTCATACCCACCGGAGTTGCTGCTGTATGTTTGATATTGATGGCTGTTCCAACCGTTCCCTGTCCTTCTTCCAGGAAAGATTCCACGCTGGTACTTGCTGTATTTTCCATCAGCGCGATCATACACGGTGTGGCATAAACCGGAAGCAGTCCGCTTCCCATTTTCTGTGCTGTCAGTTCCTCTGTTACAAGGATCGTCTGTTCTTTTGTGATTCCAATTTCCAAAGTCTGTTCCTTTCCGCTACAGGTTTTATCTTTCTGTAGTCTGTATGACATCTCTCAAAAAATCCCTTTTCCCAGATAACATCCGCTCTATCGCAGATGTACCGTT
This window of the Mediterraneibacter butyricigenes genome carries:
- a CDS encoding cupin domain-containing protein, which translates into the protein MSKVREVFEKGDGILQLLPTWVPRPFNRPGRRLRLHPDDYFAMGMDRGAIVERWFSSITHVETEGAEEFEGMSFVNVDDDPEQKILFKEFVDELGADLIGDELMEKYGTWPMYSKFYDYDMPLFHHIHHAEEACEKVGVKPKHEHYFFPKQYNQHLGQMPVSYFGFDPSVTKEEVIERLKDFTVRDTRITELSRAFRIELDTGWYTPAGVVHAPGSLCTYEPQWNSDVMAIWENVVNGEVFHYNDLSGYLPEEDKKDIEKIFEVADWEKNTCPDYRKRYFHRPVEEQSGDGFDQKWIVYGNDFVGGKELVVEPGKTVTIKDPCAYGCVVIEGYGKIGNFQCEAPTLIHYGQATADEFFVSKKRAQEGVTITNISKYEPLVMLKHFGPDGQILQKW
- the ptsP gene encoding phosphoenolpyruvate--protein phosphotransferase, which gives rise to MITLTGKSVFGGVAIGKISFYKRSEKTIKREHVEDTDAEYQRFKDAQKIALDQLKKLYDKAMADVGEANAMIFEVHQMMLEDLDYVESIENIIKTQNVNAEYAIATTSDNFAQMFASMDDAYMQGRAADVKDISERLLGILSGTIDSIVQTDEPSIIAADDLAPSETVQLDKDKVLAFTTMYGSSNSHTAILARTMNIPAIIGLGEALTQEYDGKMAIVDGFTGIMYIDPDEKTMEEMKAKQQKDLEQKALLEQLKGKENITKEGQKINVYANIGNVADLGAVLKNDAGGIGLFRSEFLYLENETYPTEEQQFAVYKQVAETMAGKKVIIRTLDIGADKQVDYFNLDKEENPALGYRAIRICLTRPEIFKTQLRALYRAAVYGNLSIMFPMIISVAEVKKIKEIIEEVKDELKAEGIPYKEDVETGIMIETPASVMVSRELAKEVDFFSVGTNDLTQYTLAIDRQNSKLDEFYDPHHPAVLSMIKMAADNAHAEGKWIGICGELGADLELTEEFLKMGLDELSVSPAMVLPLRKRIRDL
- a CDS encoding HPr family phosphocarrier protein; amino-acid sequence: MKEFKYVVTDPEGLHARPAGILVKKAAEFQSKIMIDKAGKAADAKRILGVMGLGVKKGEEVTITAEGEDEETAIVALEAFFKENL
- a CDS encoding cold-shock protein — translated: MSTGTVKWFNNQKGYGFISDAEGNDVFVHYTGLNMEGYKTLEEGQEVEFEVTEGTKGPQAVNVTKL
- a CDS encoding thioesterase family protein, which codes for MSYRLQKDKTCSGKEQTLEIGITKEQTILVTEELTAQKMGSGLLPVYATPCMIALMENTASTSVESFLEEGQGTVGTAINIKHTAATPVGMKVTCESKLVEVDRKRLVFEVKAYDEAGEIGSGTHERFIIENEKFMKRAEGKKQN